A window from Citrus sinensis cultivar Valencia sweet orange chromosome 5, DVS_A1.0, whole genome shotgun sequence encodes these proteins:
- the LOC102623532 gene encoding lysine-specific demethylase JMJ21, with the protein MQNSDQALPVKDRRPDALGDLKIIPDEIICSILEHLTPRDVGRLACVSSVMYIFCNEEPLWMSLCLKKASGVLQYKGSWKKTALHLEDPPIEYDESCTRLLHFDGFYSPFLYRRYYRCHTVLDGFSFDSQLVKRKKIVTREEFDRECAEEPILLSGLADTWPARNTWTIDQLLTRYGDTAFRISQRSVRSISMKFKDYVAYMNVQHDEDPLYIFDYKFGENAQGLLEDYRVPDLFQEDLFNVLDGDMRPSYRWVIIGPQRSGASWHVDPALTSAWNTLLCGRKRWALYPPGRVPLGVTVHVNEDDGDVNIETPSSLEWWLDFYPLLADDDKPIECTQLPGETIVVPSGWWHCVLNLETTIAVTQNFVNSKNFEFVCLDFAPGYRHKGVCRAGLLALEEESLEGGGKNTSAGDHDMSYPDLTRKEKRVRVNRCGEIQNHEEDTNGASKNYNSSKQDFSYDINFLAKFLDEDRDHYNFPWSSGNCTGKREMREWLYKLWVGKPEMRELIWKGACLALNAGKWLELLEEICNFHKLPTLTAEEKLPVGNGSNPVYLMADCVVKIFVEGGFESSIYGLGTELEFYSLLAKVNSPLKNYIPDVLASGILYVENGSYTIVPWDGKGVLDVIGKCNLTLLNCKQEEFPFGIWSKKQFEYRSAWMSVSKLSTSDGCNRIWPYIITKRCKGKMFAQLRDALSGEDVLNLASFLGEQLRNLHLLPCPPFNESSLSDKLKTEPPFNNGFVEDVVDTSSVPAEWEIFIRTLARKKKNLVNRLTAWGHPIPKALIDKVDEYIPDDFVKLLDIYQDENGLNKVCKPCSWIHSDIMDDNVYMEPCCASSRSNGNAADTGPMVNGSTNGYDEFGEAKSWHCSHIIDFSNLSIGDPIYDVIPIHLDIFRGDSSLFKQFLESYKLPLVRRMQQHGSGGGKFSRLSYHAMCYCILHDDNVLGTIFSTWKELRTAKSWEEVEMTVWGELNNYKGYV; encoded by the exons ATGCAGAATTCTGATCAAGCACTCCCGGTGAAAGATCGTCGACCTGATGCACTCGGCGATCTTAAAATCATTCCCGATGAAATCATCTGCTCTATTTTGGAACATCTCACTCCTCGCGACGTCGGTCGTCTCGCCTGCGTTAGcag TGTgatgtatatattttgtaatgaaGAGCCTCTGTGGATGAGTCTCTGTCTTAAGAAAGCAAGTGGTGTACTTCAGTACAAAGGCTCTTGGAAGAAAACAGCTTTGCATTT AGAGGATCCACCAATTGAATATGACGAATCATGCACGAGGCTGTTGCATTTTGATG GATTCTATTCACCATTCTTATACAGAAGATATTACAGGTGCCATACTGTATTGGATGGCTTCTCTTTTGATAGTCAACttgtgaaaagaaagaagattgtAACTCGCGAGGAGTTTGATCGTGAGTGTGCTGAAGAACCG ATTTTGCTTAGTGGATTGGCGGATACTTGGCCTGCGAGGAATACATGGACTATTGACCAGCTATTGACCAGATATGGAGATACAGCATTTAGGATTTCTCAAAGGAGTGTTCGGAGCATTTCAATGAAATTTAAGGATTATGTTGCATACATGAATGTTCAGCACGATGAAGatcctttatatatttttgattACAAG TTTGGGGAAAATGCACAGGGATTGTTGGAGGATTACAGAGTGCCTGATCTGTTTCAAGAAGACTTATTTAATGTTTTAGATGGAGATATGCGACCTTCTTATAGATGGGTCATTATTGGGCCACAGAGGTCTGGTGCTTCATGGCACGTTGATCCAGCTCTTACCAGCGCTTGGAATACTCTATTGTGTGGCCGTAAAAG GTGGGCATTGTATCCTCCTGGACGAGTACCTCTAGGTGTTACAGTACATGTAAATGAAGATGATGGTGATGTCAATATTGAGACTCCATCGTCCTTGGAG TGGTGGCTAGACTTCTACCCTCTTCTTGCTGACGATGACAAGCCAATTGAATGTACCCAACTACCTGGGGAGACAATTGTTGTTCCAAGTGGATGGTGGCACTGCGTCCTGAATTTGGAAACAACTATTGCTGTTACTCAGAATTTTGTCAattccaaaaactttgaatttgtttgtttggatTTTGCTCCTGGTTATCGTCATAAAGGAGTTTGCCGTGCTGGATTGCTTGCCCTTGAGGAAGAAAGTCTTGAGGGTGGTGGAAAGAATACATCTGCTGGTGATCATGATATGAGTTACCCTGACCTGACaaggaaagagaagagagtCAGAGTTAACAGATGTGGGGAGATTCAAAACCATGAAGAAGATACTAATGGTGCctctaaaaattataattcctcaaaacaagatttttcatatgatataaatttcttggcaaagtttttggatgaaGATAGAGACCACTATAATTTTCCATGGAGCTCTGGTAACTGCACTGGAAAGCGAGAAATGAGAGAATGGCTGTACAAGCTTTGGGTTGGCAAACCAGAAATGAGAGAGCTAATATGGAAG GGAGCATGTCTTGCTCTAAATGCAGGTAAGTGGTTGGAACTTCTTGAAGAAATATGTAACTTCCACAAATTGCCTACCCTAACTGCTGAAGAGAAGCTTCCAGTTGGCAATGGTAGCAATCCT GTTTATCTCATGGCCGACTGTgtagtaaaaatttttgttgaaggTGGGTTTGAATCTTCAATTTATGGTTTGGGAACTGAG CTCGAGTTTTATAGTTTATTGGCTAAAGTCAACTCCCCTCTGAAAAATTACATTCCTGATGTTCTGGCAAGTGGTATtctttatgttgaaaatgggTCATATACAATTGTGCCTTGGGATGGTAAAGGAGTGCTTGATGTGATTGGTAAGTGCAATCTGACTCTGCTGAATTGCAAACAAGAAGAGTTCCCTTTTGGAATATGGAGCAAAAAGCAGTTTGAATATAGAAGTGCTTGGATGTCAGTATCTAAATTAAGCACTTCAGATGGATGCAATAGGATATGGCCatatattataacaaaacGATGCAAAGGGAAGATGTTTGCTCAGTT AAGAGATGCACTCTCGGGGGAGGATGTGCTAAACTTGGCTTCCTTTTTAGGCGAGCAGTTGCGCAACCTTCATCTCTTGCCTTGTCCACCTTTCAATGAGTCATCCTTGTCAGATAAACTGAAAACCGAACCACCCTTTAACAATGGTTTTGTGGAAGATGTTGTGGATACATCGAGTGTTCCAGCAGAATGGGAAATCTTCATCAGAACTCTAGccaggaagaagaagaatcttGTTAACCGCTTGACTGCTTG GGGACATCCAATTCCTAAAGCATTGATTGACAAAGTTGATGAATACATCCCAGATGATTTTGTGAAGTTGCTTGACATCTACCAG GATGAGAATGGCCTGAATAAAGTTTGCAAACCTTGCTCCTGGATACACTCGGATATCATGGATGACAATGTTTATATGGAACCATGTTGTGCTAGCTCACGCTCAAATGGAAATGCTGCAGATACTGGCCCAATGGTCAATGGTTCCACAAATGGCTATGATGAATTTGGAGAAGCAAAGTCTTGGCATTGTAGCCACATAATTGATTTTAGTAATCTTTCTATCG GTGATCCCATTTATGATGTGATCCCTATACATTTAGATATCTTTAGAGGTGACTCTTCTCTCTTTAAGCAATTTTTAGAAAGTTACAAACTTCCTTTAGTGAGAAGAATGCAACAGCATGGATCAGGAGGCGGCAAGTTTTCACGACTTTCATACCATGCAAT GTGCTACTGCATTTTGCATGACGATAATGTATTGGGAACTATTTTCAGTACATGGAAAGAACTCAGGACGGCTAAGTCGTGGGAAGAAGTTGAGATGACAGTATGGGGAGAACTCAATAACTACAAGGGCTACGTTTGA
- the LOC102623814 gene encoding phospho-2-dehydro-3-deoxyheptonate aldolase 1, chloroplastic-like, whose protein sequence is MALVGSTSITPTKSSFVQPQSQPFITKPRSNIHPISAVHAADSAKPPSAVKTTTKAPEPVLKTSNVGPQKWTVDSWKSKKALQLPEYPNKEELESVLKTLDDFPPIVFAGEARSLEERLAEAAMGKAFLLQGGDCAESFKEFNANNIRDTFRILLQMGVVLMFGGQMPVVKVGRMAGQFAKPRSDPFEEKNGVKLPSYRGDNVNGDAFDEKSRNPDPQRLIRAYCQSAATLNLLRAFATGGYAAMQRVTQWNLDFTEHSEQGDRYRELAHRVDEALGFMSAAGLTVDHPIMTTTEFWTSHECLLLPYEQSLTRLDSTSGFYYDCSAHFLWVGERTRQLDGAHVEFLKGVANPLGIKVSDKMDPNELVKLIEILNPQNKPGRITIITRMGAENMRVKLPHLIRAVRRSGQIVTWVSDPMHGNTIKAPCGLKTRPFDSIRAEVRAFFDVHEQEGSHPGGVHLEMTGQNVTECIGGSRTVTFDDLSSRYHTHCDPRLNASQSLELAFIIAERLRKRRISSQQPLASSSLL, encoded by the exons ATGGCTCTCGTTGGCAGTACTTCAATTACTCCCACAAAATCATCCTTCGTTCAGCCACAATCTCAGCCGTTCATCACCAAACCCAGATCAAATATCCATCCCATCTCCGCCGTCCATGCTGCTGACTCTGCCAAGCCACCGTCTGCCGTAAAAACCACAACAAAGGCACCCGAGCCAGTCCTCAAGACCAGCAATGTGGGTCCCCAAAAATGGACGGTTGACAGCTGGAAATCCAAGAAGGCTTTGCAGCTGCCGGAGTATCCAAACAAAGAGGAGCTCGAGTCCGTGCTGAAAACGCTCGACGATTTCCCGCCGATTGTGTTCGCCGGTGAAGCCAGGAGCTTGGAGGAGCGGCTAGCTGAAGCCGCCATGGGCAAAGCTTTCTTGCTTCAAGGCGGTGATTGCGCTGAGAGTTTCAAAGAGTTTAATGCTAATAACATTCGTGACACTTTCAGAATCCTTCTCCAGATGGGTGTTGTGCTAATGTTCGGCGGTCAAATGCCCGTTGTTAAG GTGGGAAGAATGGCAGGGCAGTTTGCGAAGCCGAGATCAGATCCGTTTGAGGAGAAGAACGGAGTGAAGCTGCCGAGTTACAGAGGAGATAATGTGAACGGAGACGCGTTTGATGAGAAATCAAGGAATCCTGATCCGCAGAGGTTGATCAGAGCTTATTGTCAGTCGGCTGCCACTTTGAATCTTCTCAGGGCTTTTGCCACTGGTGGTTATGCTGCTATGCAGAGGGTTACCCAGTGGAATTTGGATTTCACCGAGCACAGTGAGCAGGGAGATcg GTACCGAGAACTTGCTCACCGGGTTGATGAGGCCCTTGGATTCATGTCTGCAGCTGGACTCACCGTTGACCATCCTATCATGACAACTACTGAGTTCTGGACATCCCATGAGTGCTTGCTCTTGCCATATGAGCAATCTCTAACCCGGCTGGATTCAACTTCTGGTTTTTACTATGATTGCTCTGCCCATTTTCTTTGGGTTGGAGAACGTACCAGGCAGCTGGATGGTGCACATGTTGAGTTTTTGAAAGGTGTAGCAAATCCCCTTGGCATTAAG GTCAGTGATAAGATGGATCCTAATGAGCTAGTGAAGCTTATTGAGATTTTGAATCCTCAGAATAAACCGGGGAGGATAACTATTATCACTAGAATGGGTGCTGAGAACATGAGAGTGAAGCTTCCTCATCTAATTAGGGCAGTCCGCCGCTCTGGCCAAATTGTTACATGGGTCAGTGACCCTATGCATGGTAACACCATCAAGGCTCCCTGCGGCCTGAAAACTCGTCCCTTCGATTCTATCAGG GCTGAAGTGAGAGCATTCTTTGATGTGCATGAGCAAGAAGGAAGTCACCCGGGAGGAGTACATTTGGAGATGACAGGCCAGAATGTGACAGAGTGCATCGGTGGGTCAAGAACAGTGACATTCGACGACTTGAGTTCACGCTACCACACCCACTGTGACCCTAGGCTTAATGCTTCACAGTCACTTGAGCTTGCCTTCATCATTGCCGAGCGCCTCAGAAAGAGGAGGATTAGCTCACAGCAACCTCTTGCCTCTTCGTCTCTCCTGTAG
- the LOC102624104 gene encoding F-box protein FBW2, translating into MEGESEFRHWDELIPDALGLIFRNLSLQEVLTVIPGVCKSWRRAVIGPYCWQEIDIEEWSNRCQPDHLDRMVEMLITRSSGSLRKLCVSGLHNDMMFSLIAENAGSLQTLRLPRSEMSDSIVAQIAGRLSAVTFLDLSYCSKIGAPALEAIGKHCKLLVVLCRNMHPLDTADKLSQDDEANAIASTMPKLKRLEMAYHVISTEIVLKILSSCALLEFLDLRGCWDVKLDDKFMKGNFPNLKVLGPFVMDYYEMNDWDDCSDYSDGSEYLAWEFLAGEMGDYDDDDEIYEGMWDAEGRLEELELRFYDGIEEDAGIYGWPPSP; encoded by the exons ATGGAAGGAGAAAGTGAGTTTAGGCATTGGGATGAACTAATACCTGATGCTCTTGGGCTGATCTTTAGAAATCTGTCACTCCAGGAGGTATTAACCGTGATACCAGGGGTTTGCAAATCATGGCGTAGAGCAGTAATTGGACCATATTGCTGGCAAGAGATTGACATTGAGGAATGGAGTAATCGGTGCCAACCGGACCACCTCGATCGGATGGTTGAAATGTTGATCACAAGAAGTTCTGGATCTCTCCGCAAGCTCTGTGTTTCTGGCCTGCACAATGATATGATGTTTTCCTTGATTGCAGAAAA TGCTGGTTCCCTTCAGACATTGCGACTTCCAAGAAGTGAAATGAGTGACTCCATAGTGGCTCAGATAGCTGGAAGGTTGTCTGCGGTCACTTTCTTGGATTTGAGCTATTGCAGTAAAATTGGTGCTCCTGCTTTGGAGGCCATAGGAAAACACTGTAAATTGCTTGTGGTTCTATGCCGAAACATGCACCCATTAGATACAGCTGACAAGCTCTCACAAGATGACGAGGCCAATGCCATTGCCTCAACGATGCCAAAACTTAAGCGACTTGAGATGGCTTACCATGTTATCAGCACAGAAATTGTTCTTAAGATCCTTTCGAGCTGTGCCCTGCTAGAGTTTTTGGATTTGAGAGGGTGCTGGGATGTGAAACTTGACGACAAGTTCATGAAAGGGAACTTCCCAAATTTGAAGGTTCTGGGGCCCTTTGTGATGGACTACTATGAAATGAATGACTGGGATGATTGCTCGGATTATTCAGATGGATCCGAGTATTTGGCCTGGGAATTCCTAGCTGGTGAAATGGGTGactatgatgatgatgatgaaatctACGAGGGAATGTGGGATGCTGAAGGCAGGCTGGAAGAGCTTGAGCTAAGGTTCTATGATGGAATCGAAGAGGATGCAGGTATCTATGGTTGGCCTCCATCACCTTAG
- the LOC102624580 gene encoding uncharacterized protein LOC102624580: protein MEPETQNHDHQSPETSPSPKCCAKCGGPTTFPPPPKSLYSDISPPPNYRPVRAPAINLPPNNHSQAIILAPVPQSQKVPTITAPFEFQTPSKKIQSPDDIRHFIDSDTGKNFLGFVVALSESIRGHKISDPCHESQTINTIVSILNELLQWAEEIPPLQQSARYGNLAYRTWHSRLTDNSESLMLRFLPNELQAAVIEIVPYFNDSFGNSSRIDYGTGHETNFASWLYCLARMGVIKEEDYHAVVSRVFAKYLELMRKLQLVYCLEPAGSHGVWGLDDYHFLPFIFGSSQLIDHKYMKPKSIHNQDILDNFADEYMYLSCIAFVKKVKKGLFAEHSPLLDDISGVPNWNKVNSGLLKMYKAEVLEKVPIMQHFLFGSLIRWE from the exons ATGGAACCGGAAACACAAAATCACGATCACCAATCTCCTGAAACATCACCATCGCCCAAATGCTGCGCCAAGTGCGGCGGCCCCACCACTTTCCCGCCACCTCCAAAATCATTATACTCCGATATATCCCCGCCTCCAAACTACCGGCCAGTCCGCGCTCCGGCCATTAACCTTCCCCCGAACAACCACTCACAGGCAATAATCCTGGCCCCGGTTCCACAATCCCAAAAAGTCCCCACAATCACTGCCCCTTTTGAGTTCCAAACCCCCTCCAAAAAAATCCAATCCCCCGACGACATCCGCCACTTCATCGACTCCGATACCGGCAAGAACTTCCTCGGCTTCGTCGTCGCCCTCTCCGAATCCATCCGGGGTCACAAAATCTCTGATCCCTGTCACGAGTCTCAAACGATCAACACCATCGTGTCAATCCTTAACGAATTACTTCAATGGGCCGAAGAAATCCCTCCGCTTCAACAATCTGCTCGTTACGGTAACCTCGCGTACCGAACCTGGCATAGCCGTTTGACGGACAACAGTGAGTCGTTAATGCTCCGTTTTCTGCCAAATGAACTTCAGGCTGCTGTTATCGAGATCGTTCCCTATTTTAACGACAGTTTCGGTAATTCGAGTCGTATTGATTACGGTACCGGTCATGAAACTAATTTCGCTTCTTGGTTATATTGCTTAGCTAGAATGGGCGTAATTAAAGAAGAGGATTATCATGCTGTTGTGTCTAGGGTTTTTGCTAAGTATTTAGAATTAATGAGGAAGTTGCAGTTAGTGTATTGTTTGGAGCCGGCGGGGTCTCACGGTGTTTGGGGATTAGATGATTATCATTTCTTGCCCTTCATATTTGGTTCTTCACAGTTGATTGATCACAAGTATATGAAGCCCAAGTCAATTCATAATCAGGATATTTTAGATAACTTTGCGGATGAGTATATGTACCTTTCGTGCATTGCCTTTGTGAAGAAGGTGAAAAAGGGGTTGTTTGCTGAACACTCGCCGTTGTTGGATGATATTAGTGGTGTGCCTAATTGGAACAAGGTTAACAGTGGTTTGCTGAAAATGTACAAGGCCGAGGTGCTTGAGAAGGTGCCCATCATGCAGCATTTTCTGTTCGGGTCACTCATTAGATG GGAGTAA
- the LOC102624853 gene encoding protein EXORDIUM-like 2, which yields MASIYHLVILSSLLLLSHFSCFASTRKLTALAEQHPLVLKYHNGQLLNGNVTVNLVWYGKFSPIQRSIVVDFLKSLSSAKTPPPSVSSWWQTTEAYKGGPRSVVAGNQVLDENYSLGKSLKTPQVISLASKAGIKNNAVNVVLTSSDVVVDGFCMSRCGTHGAGRSKESKFAYAWVGNSESQCPGQCAWPFHQPIYGPQTPPLVAPNGDVGVDGMIINLATVLAGTVTNPFNNGYYQGPSDAPLEAVSACPGKFGKGAYPGYPGEVLVDKTTGASYNANGANGRKYLLPAMWDPKTSTCKTLA from the coding sequence ATGGCCTCTATTTACCATCTTGTTATTCTCTCTTCGCTTCTCTTGCTCTCCCATTTTTCATGCTTTGCTTCTACGAGAAAGCTCACGGCTCTCGCGGAACAACATCCCCTCGTTTTAAAGTACCACAACGGCCAACTTCTTAATGGCAACGTGACTGTTAATCTTGTTTGGTATGGCAAGTTCTCTCCAATACAGAGGTCTATCGTCGTTGACTTTCTCAAATCTCTAAGCTCTGCTAAGACCCCGCCACCTTCTGTCTCTTCTTGGTGGCAGACCACTGAGGCCTACAAAGGCGGCCCACGCTCCGTCGTTGCTGGGAATCAAGTCCTTGACGAGAATTACTCGCTTGGAAAATCGCTCAAGACCCCGCAAGTTATATCCCTGGCTTCCAAAGCTGGGATTAAAAATAACGCTGTTAACGTCGTTTTGACTTCATCCGACGTGGTGGTCGATGGGTTCTGCATGAGTCGCTGTGGGACCCACGGGGCTGGTCGAAGCAAGGAGAGCAAGTTCGCTTACGCCTGGGTTGGGAACTCGGAGAGTCAGTGCCCGGGCCAGTGCGCGTGGCCGTTTCACCAACCCATTTACGGCCCCCAAACTCCGCCCTTAGTTGCCCCTAACGGAGACGTGGGTGTTGACGGGATGATCATCAATCTGGCCACGGTTCTGGCGGGAACCGTGACTAATCCGTTTAACAACGGCTACTATCAGGGGCCTTCTGACGCGCCTTTGGAGGCCGTGAGCGCGTGTCCTGGTAAATTCGGGAAAGGAGCGTACCCGGGTTATCCCGGTGAGGTTTTGGTCGACAAAACCACCGGAGCTAGCTATAACGCCAACGGCGCGAATGGGCGTAAATACTTGCTGCCGGCGATGTGGGACCCAAAGACATCCACGTGTAAAACACTCGcgtaa
- the LOC102625136 gene encoding protein EXORDIUM-like 2: MAPIYHLAILSSLLLLSSFSLVASTRKLTALSEQQPLVLKYHNGQLLSGNVTVNLVWYGKFSPIQRSIVVDFLKSLSSAKTPPPSVSSWWRTTEAYEGGPRSVAVGNEVLDEKYSLGKSLQTPQVISLASKAGIKNNAVNVVLTSSDVVVDGFCMSRCGTHGAGRSKESKFAYAWVGNSESQCPGQCAWPFHQPIYGPQTPPLVAPNGDVGVDGMVINLATVLAGTVTNPFNNGYYQGSSDAPLEAVSACTGIFGKGSYPGYPGEVLVDKTSGASYNAIGENGRNHLLPAMWDPKTSTCKTLV; the protein is encoded by the coding sequence ATGGCTCCTATTTACCATCTTGCTATTCTCTCTTCGCTTCTCTTGCTCTCCTCTTTTTCACTCGTTGCTTCTACGAGAAAGCTCACAGCTCTCTCGGAACAACAGCCCCTCGTTTTAAAGTACCACAACGGCCAACTTCTTAGTGGCAACGTGACTGTTAATCTTGTTTGGTATGGCAAGTTCTCTCCAATACAGAGGTCTATCGTCGTTGACTTTCTCAAATCTCTAAGCTCTGCTAAGACCCCGCCACCTTCTGTCTCTTCTTGGTGGCGGACCACTGAGGCCTACGAAGGCGGCCCACGTTCCGTCGCTGTTGGGAACGAAGTCCTTGACGAGAAGTACTCGCTTGGAAAATCGCTCCAAACCCCACAAGTCATATCTCTGGCTTCGAAAGCTGGGATTAAAAATAACGCTGTTAACGTCGTTTTGACTTCATCCGACGTGGTGGTCGACGGGTTCTGCATGAGTCGTTGTGGGACCCACGGGGCTGGTCGAAGCAAGGAGAGCAAGTTCGCTTACGCCTGGGTTGGGAATTCGGAGAGCCAGTGCCCGGGCCAGTGCGCGTGGCCGTTTCACCAACCCATTTACGGCCCCCAAACTCCGCCCTTAGTTGCCCCTAACGGAGACGTGGGAGTTGACGGGATGGTCATCAATCTGGCCACGGTTTTGGCGGGAACCGTGACAAATCCGTTTAACAACGGGTACTATCAGGGGTCTTCTGACGCGCCTTTGGAGGCCGTGAGCGCGTGCACGGGTATATTCGGGAAAGGATCGTACCCGGGTTATCCCGGGGAGGTTTTGGTTGATAAAACGAGCGGAGCCAGCTACAACGCAATCGGTGAGAATGGGCGGAACCACTTGCTGCCGGCGATGTGGGACCCAAAGACATCCACGTGTAAAACACTCGTTTGA